A stretch of Primulina tabacum isolate GXHZ01 chromosome 13, ASM2559414v2, whole genome shotgun sequence DNA encodes these proteins:
- the LOC142523223 gene encoding uncharacterized protein LOC142523223, with product MGNSRRSSSSGEEDGDAEWRAAIDSVAAVATFSKPKSRSVLTSFDRLETYEDEEQGIRKPQKIKHYQIKARKLLDEILDKTLEVVPYTNHNTLDKTSTPNDGGVRLFKHAPPGIVFDHIDELHGPKKKPKILPGEELSEKSKKFKKQLQSVVVDGADIVIASRVACQKSLAKFEAREAAAKAAVEREEERVAELKRIRGERWLPSVARDMRVNPQNGR from the exons ATGGGCAACAGTCGGAGAAGCAGCAGCAGTGGAGAGGAAGACGGAGACGCCGAGTGGAGGGCCGCCATAGATTCTGTAGCTGCCGTCGCCACCTTTAGCAAACCAAAATCCCGCAGTGTTCTTACATCCTTCGACCGCCTAGAGACTTATGAAGACGAAGAACAAGGAATTCGCAAACCCCAAAAGATCAAACACTACCAAATAAAG GCGCGAAAGTTACTGGATGAGATATTAGATAAGACTCTGGAAGTGGTGCcatatacaaatcataataCTCTGGACAAAACTTCCACTCCGAATGATGGTGGAGTTCGACTTTTTAAACACGCTCCTCCTGGGATAGTTTTTGATCACATAG ATGAGCTTCATGGACccaaaaaaaaaccaaaaattctCCCCGGAGAAGAGCTCAGTGAAAAATCAAAGAAG TTCAAGAAACAACTTCAATCGGTTGTTGTCGATGGGGCTGATATTGTTATCGCATCAAGGGTTGCATGCCAGAAGTCGTTGGCTAAATTTGAAGCTAGAGAAGCAGCAGCTAAGGCAGCCGTAGAGAGAGAGGAAGAACGGGTGGCAGAGCTGAAAAGGATTAGAGGAGAAAGATGGCTTCCTTCAGTAGCCAGGGATATGAGAGTGAACCCCCAAAATGGGAGATAA
- the LOC142523097 gene encoding BTB/POZ domain-containing protein At3g49900 → MEAGLKGWNELGIVGTIYEEEDEDDDAASTVPSQKSTPSPLLHVSTQKPCSSFGRVNQHPDVVIHVQDSCFRLHKQVLILRSGYLKRQLTKLTEITLNPPLNITSATFALITDFCNGSYISITPFNVAALRIAAELLEMTEVCGPRDENLQQKTEAYFCRAVAVNKGYASIVLRSCFPLLPEAEMTAALVSRCIEALSLIGEGECLDDVMSLRVEDLQLILESMSQRLTESHDLLYTIIDLYMKEKDRTVSEDQKTRMCNYIDCSILSHRILMHAVQNPRMPLRFVVQAMFVEQLNTRRSILSNQSDKNHQPKDPVTLGAILKRDAALRQATQLKNVVTTTNSRIQSLEKELSGMRKLLSEVENTNIINSGRSASFRFSSEGNKVDRGQIGSISASSVLNIGNRIGAEGSSSSEESFEGARSVEKNLGRRLMHGLKSAFRLQSLVSKKKRDTKGSPNVENSGKGDDGNDEIIIIRKDQAFHRRSRSNSSM, encoded by the exons atgGAAGCGGGGTTGAAAGGTTGGAATGAACTGGGAATTGTGGGAactatatatgaagaagaagatgaagatgacGATGCAGCTTCTACTGTTCCATCCCAGAAATCAACCCCTTCGCCTCTTCTACATGTTTCTACCCAGAAACCCTGCAG TTCATTTGGAAGGGTGAATCAGCATCCGGATGTAGTTATACATGTCCAGGATTCCTGTTTCCGCCTCCACAAG CAAGTCTTGATACTGAGGAGTGGCTACTTGAAACGGCAGCTCACCAAATTGACGGAAATAACCCTCAACCCGCCGTTGAACATAACGTCCGCAACCTTCGCCTTGATAACAGACTTCTGCAACGGATCTTACATTTCCATAACGCCGTTCAACGTCGCCGCACTCCGTATTGCCGCGGAGTTGCTGGAGATGACGGAGGTTTGTGGCCCGAGGGACGAGAATTTGCAGCAGAAAACGGAAGCCTATTTCTGCCGTGCTGTTGCCGTTAACAAGGGGTACGCATCCATTGTGTTGCGGTCATGCTTTCCGCTGCTTCCGGAGGCGGAGATGACGGCGGCTCTTGTCAGCAGATGCATCGAGGCGTTGAGTTTGATCGGTGAAGGGGAATGTTTGGACGACGTCATGAGCTTGCGTGTTGAGGATTTGCAGTTGATTTTGGAGTCCATGAGTCAACGCTTGACTGAGAGTCACGATCTTCTTTACACAATCATTGACCTTTATATGAAG GAGAAGGATAGAACTGTATCGGAGGACCAGAAAACCCGAATGTGCAACTACATAGACTGCAGCATCTTATCCCACCGAATCCTCATGCACGCAGTCCAGAATCCCAGAATGCCGCTCAGATTCGTCGTCCAGGCCATGTTCGTCGAGCAGCTGAACACTCGGCGCTCCATCTTGTCCAACCAATCCGACAAAAATCACCAACCGAAAGACCCAGTCACACTCGGTGCCATACTTAAGCGCGATGCGGCACTCCGCCAAGCGACTCAGCTCAAGAACGTAGTAACCACGACAAATTCGAGAATCCAGTCGTTGGAGAAAGAGCTGAGTGGCATGAGGAAACTGTTGAGTGAAGTGGAGAATACTAATATTATTAATTCGGGTCGGTCTGCAAGCTTTCGTTTCAGCTCGGAGGGAAACAAGGTGGATAGGGGACAGATTGGCTCCATTTCTGCTTCAAGTGTCCTAAATATCGGGAATAGAATCGGGGCAGAAGGCTCTTCTTCATCAGAGGAGTCGTTTGAGGGGGCTCGAAGTGTTGAAAAGAATCTGGGTCGGAGATTAATGCATGGATTGAAGAGTGCGTTTCGGTTACAAAGTTTGGTTTCAAAGAAGAAGCGTGACACTAAAGGATCTCCAAATGTTGAAAATTCAGGTAAGGGAGATGATGGAAATGACGAAATTATTATCATAAGAAAGGATCAAGCTTTTCACAGGCGTTCTCGTTCCAATTCTTCGATGTAA